A single region of the Mercenaria mercenaria strain notata chromosome 6, MADL_Memer_1, whole genome shotgun sequence genome encodes:
- the LOC123548987 gene encoding uncharacterized protein LOC123548987 has protein sequence MAEPEAEAESEVEPESESEAEPEATGSASTEPEPYWPLAFQQWGSAWHLHTYSVACIFMFIAILAAMSMVVYLKNKQVLKQVTLTFTLQCLLLYFTLLRSLVMFINPYQTADKINDIVFRMMWSFSLPGLTAAFSVLLLVFLDTTKMTLGPPVFQKLSVLLIFTACHFVIVVSADIICALVKSSCAPMLMFCQALFILYGTLLAAGYAYTAISLHRKCVTGVISAEENRKIIRLIKISGFASCIALSIAVTHLYAACSEFGIYSDVIYVNAWDWWILQSVLRFEEITSSCLILVIAFRNPFAENGRIRNWILKSINRKTNPLPQTDVTQIDKTQVT, from the exons ATGGCAGAACCGGAAGCGGAAGCAGAGAGCGAAGTAGAACCAGAGTCAGAAAGTGAGGCAGAACCGGAAGCAACGGGCAGTGCATCCACTGAGCCAGAACCATACTGGCCTTTAGCATTTCAACAATGGGGATCGGCATGGCATTTACACACATATTCAGTTGCgtgcatttttatgtttatagCCATTCTTGCAGCAATGAGTATGGTTGTCTATTTAAAGAACAAACAGGTGCTCAAACAAGTAACCTTGACATTTACTTTGCAGTGCTTGTTGCTGTATTTCACTTTACTTCGATCATTGGTAATGTTTATCAACCCTTACCAAACAGCGGACAAAATTAACGACATAGTGTTCCGCATGATGTGGTCATTTTCTTTACCAGGACTCACAGCAGCTTTCAGTGTGTTATTGTTAGTTTTCTTGGACACAACTAAAATGACATTAGGACCTCCAGTATTTCAAAAATTGTCAGTGCTGTTGATATTCACCGCTTGCCATTTTGTCATCGTCGTATCTGCTGACATCATTTGTGCTCTCGTCAAGAGTTCATGTGCACCCATGCTGATGTTCTGTCAAGCTCTGTTTATACTCTACGGGACCTTGTTGGCAGCCGGCTACGCCTATACGGCGATTAGTCTTCACAGAAAGTGTGTCACCGGCGTCATAAGCG ctGAAGAAAACAGAAAAATCATTCGTCTCATAAAAATCTCAGGATTTGCATCATGCATCGCTTTATCTATTGCCGTGACACACCTTTATGCCGCTTGCAGCGAATTCGGAATTTATAGTGACGTCATCTACGTAAACGCTTGGGATTGGTGGATCCTACAGTCAGTTCTTAGATTTGAAGAAATTACGTCATCTTGCCTTATCCTTGTGATAGCTTTCCGAAATCCATTTGCTGAAAACGGCAGAATAAGAAACTGGATATTAAAATCAATTAACAGAAAGACAAACCCCTTGCCGCAAACAGATGTTACCCAAATAGATAAGACTCAAGTAACATAA